The Sporocytophaga myxococcoides genome contains a region encoding:
- a CDS encoding transketolase family protein, protein MKKFTFEEKIDTRSGFGVGLVEAGRLNSNVVALCADLIGSLKMGDFIKEFPDRFFQVGIAEANMIGLAAGLTIGGKIPYTGTFANFSTGRVFDQIRQSVSYSEKNVKICASHAGLTLGEDGATHQILEDIGMMKMLPHMVVINPCDFNQTKAATIAIANHYGPVYLRFGRPAVPNFTPKDQKFEIGKALLLNEGADVSIFATGHMVWEAIKAGEILEQKGIDAEIINIHTIKPLDTAAILKSVQKTKCAVSAEEHQVSGGLGESIAQVLARNYPLPLEIVAVNDSFGESGTPDQLMEKYGLTANDIVKAAMKVVERKAAMKSLSV, encoded by the coding sequence ATGAAGAAATTTACATTCGAAGAAAAAATAGATACAAGATCAGGATTTGGAGTAGGACTGGTTGAAGCAGGAAGATTAAACTCCAATGTTGTTGCTCTTTGTGCCGACCTTATAGGTTCATTAAAAATGGGAGATTTTATTAAAGAATTTCCTGATCGTTTTTTTCAGGTTGGAATTGCAGAAGCCAACATGATAGGTTTGGCTGCGGGATTAACCATCGGAGGCAAAATCCCATATACAGGTACTTTTGCAAACTTCTCTACAGGAAGAGTGTTTGACCAGATAAGACAATCAGTATCGTATTCTGAAAAAAACGTTAAAATCTGTGCATCTCACGCCGGACTTACACTGGGTGAAGACGGCGCAACGCACCAGATTCTTGAAGATATCGGAATGATGAAAATGCTACCTCATATGGTAGTAATCAATCCCTGCGATTTTAATCAGACTAAAGCTGCTACCATTGCCATAGCTAATCATTATGGGCCGGTATACCTAAGATTCGGAAGACCTGCTGTGCCAAATTTCACTCCAAAAGATCAGAAGTTTGAAATTGGAAAAGCACTTCTTTTAAATGAAGGGGCGGATGTTTCCATCTTTGCTACAGGTCATATGGTTTGGGAAGCAATAAAAGCTGGAGAGATTCTTGAGCAGAAAGGAATTGATGCTGAAATTATTAATATCCATACCATAAAGCCATTAGATACTGCTGCTATTCTTAAGTCTGTTCAAAAAACCAAATGCGCTGTCTCTGCAGAAGAGCATCAGGTTAGTGGTGGCTTGGGAGAAAGTATTGCTCAGGTACTTGCCAGAAATTATCCTTTACCCCTTGAGATTGTTGCGGTAAATGATAGCTTTGGAGAAAGCGGAACACCGGATCAGTTAATGGAAAAATATGGATTAACTGCAAATGACATTGTTAAAGCAGCAATGAAGGTGGTAGAGAGAAAGGCTGCAATGAAATCCTTAAGCGTATAA
- a CDS encoding transketolase: MLIENVEKTTTVEELKKIASQVRRDIVRMVHCCSSGHPGGSLGCADYLVALYFREMKHNTQFNMDGINEDLFFLSNGHISPLWYSVLSRAGYFPASELGTFRKLNSRLQGHPATEEHLPGIRIASGSLGQGLSVAVGAAQAKKLNKDNRLVYVLMGDGEQQEGQIWEALMYAAHHKVDNIIAAVDYNGQQIDGPCDKVMSLGDLKAKYESFGWRVLECAEGNKMEAIIETLQKAKSLTGQGQPIAILLKTEMGYGVDYMMGSHKWHGAAPNDEQLAKALAQLEETLGDY, from the coding sequence AAAAGACCACCACTGTGGAGGAGCTGAAGAAAATTGCTTCACAGGTGAGAAGAGATATTGTAAGAATGGTACATTGCTGCAGCTCAGGCCACCCTGGCGGGTCACTTGGTTGCGCAGACTATCTTGTTGCGCTTTATTTCAGAGAAATGAAGCATAATACCCAATTTAATATGGATGGGATAAATGAAGACCTATTCTTCTTATCAAACGGCCATATTTCACCGCTTTGGTACAGTGTCCTTTCAAGAGCAGGTTATTTCCCTGCTTCAGAGCTGGGAACTTTCAGAAAACTTAATTCCAGATTACAAGGACATCCTGCAACAGAAGAGCATCTTCCAGGAATCAGGATCGCTTCCGGTTCACTTGGACAAGGTTTGTCAGTAGCTGTAGGTGCTGCACAAGCAAAGAAATTAAATAAAGATAACAGACTGGTTTATGTACTAATGGGAGATGGAGAACAACAAGAAGGCCAGATTTGGGAAGCCTTAATGTATGCTGCTCATCACAAAGTAGATAACATAATTGCTGCAGTAGACTACAATGGACAACAAATTGATGGACCTTGTGATAAAGTGATGTCACTGGGAGATCTCAAAGCTAAATATGAATCATTTGGCTGGAGAGTTCTTGAATGTGCAGAAGGCAATAAAATGGAAGCCATTATAGAAACACTTCAAAAAGCAAAATCACTTACAGGACAAGGTCAGCCAATTGCAATTTTATTGAAGACCGAAATGGGCTATGGTGTTGATTATATGATGGGATCACATAAATGGCATGGTGCGGCTCCAAATGATGAACAACTGGCAAAGGCACTTGCACAACTTGAGGAAACTCTTGGCGATTATTAA